ACTCATTCTTTTAAAAAAAACATGAAAGGCAAACCCGGAATGTCTGTAATTTTAGGGCGATGAAGAACCAATCACTAACCCTGCTTGCAACAGTTGTTGCGCTTTTCTCATTTGCACAGTCACAACCCGACTCCAGTTCCAAAGAATTAGGCGAAGTCGTTATTACAGCGTTTGAACAGAACCGTAAGCTCATGGATGTTCCCGCAGCTGTAAGTTATGTGGGCCAAAAACAATTGAACCGTTTCAGTAATGCATCCATTGTTCCGGCGTTGAATGCTGCACCCGGTGTGCGTATGGAAGAACGCAGTCCCGGCAGTTACCGTTTAAATATTCGTGGCAGTTCACTGCGTTCTCCGTTTGGTGTACGCAATGTAAAAGTTTACCTCAACGATATTCCGTTTACCGAACCCGGCGGCTCCACTTATTTAAACCTGTTGGGTTTTTATAATATCAACTCTGTTGAAGTATTAAAAGGACCATCCAGTAGTTTGTATGGCGGCGGCAGCGGTGGCGCTGTGTTGTTGAAAACAAATGGCAACAATCAACCCGCAGGAGTAGGTGTTGATTATACAGGTGGCAGTTTTGGTTTGAGTAATGTAAATGCGGTTTTACGTATTGGTGAAGGTGCCACACAACAAACCATCAGCTATAATCGATTACACAGCGATGGTTATCGTGACTGGACAAAACTTGACCGATCGGTGTTTAGCTGGGACAGCCGTTTTGCACTGAACGAAAAACAAAGCCTCCGTACGTACGTGATGTATGCTGATCTTTCGTACCAAACGCCCGGCGGATTAACTGCTGTTGAGTTTGCTGCCAATCCTAGACAGGCAAGACCAAGAATTGGCCAGACTCCTTCCAGTGCACAAGCCAATGCAAGTGTGAACCAGGAAACATTCTTTGCAGGATTGAGTCATGATTTCCAGATTACAGAAACATTTAAGAATACTACATCTTTATATGGTGCTTACTCACAGTTTGCCAATCCAACCGTTCGCAACTTCGAACGCCGCAGCGAACCACATGCCGGAGGAAGAACAGTTTTTGCTTTTACTCCACGTAATGTAATTGGTGAATTAAAATTTGTTGCCGGGGCCGAATTGCAACGAGGCTGGTATAACATTCGTGTATATAAGAATGTGAATGGCACAAGCGATAGTCTGCAAACTGAGGATGAAGTGAATCCATTCTTATGGAATGTATTTGCACAAGCCGATTGGAAATTACCACAAGGCTGGATCATTACTGCAGGCGCAAGCATTAACCAGAATAAGATCGAGATCATTAGGCTGAATAAATTCCCCTTGAATCCGCAACGCAGAACGTATGATAATGAAATTGCACCACGACTTTCTGTTTTGAAAAAGATCAAAGAAGAACTGTCGCTGTATGCTTCTGTTGCAAAAGGATTCTCTGCTCCCACTTCTGCTGAAGTGTTGCCTTCAACAGGCGTGATCTCTACTAACCTTAATGCAGAAGAAGGCTGGAACTATGAAGCAGGTGTCCGTTTCAATTACAAACGCAAACTGTTTGTGGATGTAAATGGTTTTCTCTTTAACCTCAGTAATACTATTGTACAACGCAGAGATGCAGGAGGTGCCGATTATTTTGTGAACGCCGGCAGTACAAGGCAACGTGGTGTGGAAACATTTGCACGTTATGCCATTGCAGATAGCGAAACAGATTTTATTTCAACAGCAAATGTTTGGTTGAGTTATACCTATAATGATTTTACGTACAAAGAATTTAAACAACTCACAAACGATTTCAGCGGCAAACAATTACCGAGTGTACCAACACATATTGTTGCTGCAGGATTAGATGTAACACTAAAGCCCAGTATTTACCTCAACGTTACTTATAACTACAATGAGAAAACGCCTTTGAATGATGCCAATACATTTTATGGTGGCGATTTTCATTTGCTGGGTGCACGGCTTGGCTACAAGCAATTATACTTTGGAAAACTACGTGCTGAAGTATTTGTTGGTGCCGATAATCTCTTTAACGAAACCTACAGTTTAGGAAATGATATTAATGCAGCAGCCAACCGTTTTTACAATGTAGCACCGGGAAGAAATTATTATGCAGGGGTTTCTGTTTTTCAGGGATGTAAGAAGAAGTAATTGAATTTTATTTCACAGCTACTCATCTTACCAAATATCTCCCTGGTAAACTTCCACTTCTTCTCGCCACGTTGCATAAGAATTTTTTGTTTCGTACAATCGCAGTTCCACCAGTTTCATATAGTCAGGTAACACATCCTGTACAGCACGTTTAATAAAGAGCAATAAATTTTCAGCAGTAGGTTCAGCATCCCATGCAACAAGATTTTCCTGTTCCATTACTTCTGGGTGTTGGGAAATATAATTGTGCGAAAGAACGAGTTTATGATCGAAGAGATCAACTACTGCTGTTTGAACGATCTGCTTCAGGTCTTTAAAGTCGAGCAGAAAACCGGGAGCCGGTAAAAATGCATTCTCGTTTACCAACGAACCAACCGTTACATGCAGTTCGTATGAATGACCGTGTATGTTTTTGCACATGCCGTTATAGCCATCAATAGCATGAGCCGTTTCAAAATCGAAAATCTTTGTAAGTAATAACATATATCCTGATTGAGGCGCAAAATTATCAGGAGTTATTTTTATCAACGACTTTCTTACACTGATGTTCATCAGTTTACTGAAGAATGATCATCATTAAACCCAATTTTCCTCTGCATTATTCCCGCATCTGTCAGCAACACATTGCTACTCAAGCTTTCACCAATACGCAAACATTTGTTGCCAATGCCAGCTTGTAAAACAATACCTTTAAACGCTTTTACCGAAAAAAATAAAGCCTCAAAAGCCGGTTAGCAGCTCAAATAAATCACTATATGAAGATCTATATAAAAAACATGGCGTGCGAAAGCTGCAAAGCTGTTGTGCGGGTAGCTTTGGAAGAGCTGGACATATTACCTGTAAAAGTAGAATTAGGAGAAATTGAAACCAGAGAAGATATTACTGATGAAGACAAAATGAAACTGAACAGTAAAATAAAAGTCGTAGGATTGGAATTATTGGAAAAGAAAAGTGGTGTGTTAATTGAAAAGATCAGGAAAGAGATTGTAGATTATGTCTACAATTCAGATGAGAAACCAGACATTAAATTATCGCTCCTGCTAAGCAAGAAACTAAATTACAGTTATACTTACCTGGCAAATTTTTTCTCCGAAGTGGAAGCTACTACCATTGAGCAATTTGTGATCGCTTTAAAAACTGAACGTATAAAAGAGCTGATCATTTTTGGAGAAGATACTTTTTCAGAAATAGCTTACAAGCTGCACTACAGCAGTGCTGCACATTTATCAACCCAGTTTAAAAAGGCAACAGGTTTAACACCATCCCACTTCAAAGCATTGAAAGAAAAAAGGCGGATTGCAATCGAAAATATTTAAACAGCAGCTCACAGTTCCAGGATCATGATTAACGCATCATTGCTCAACGCTTCCATTTCCACAGAGGTTGTTTGCCAAATAGCCAG
The DNA window shown above is from Lacibacter sp. H375 and carries:
- a CDS encoding 6-pyruvoyl trahydropterin synthase family protein, translated to MNISVRKSLIKITPDNFAPQSGYMLLLTKIFDFETAHAIDGYNGMCKNIHGHSYELHVTVGSLVNENAFLPAPGFLLDFKDLKQIVQTAVVDLFDHKLVLSHNYISQHPEVMEQENLVAWDAEPTAENLLLFIKRAVQDVLPDYMKLVELRLYETKNSYATWREEVEVYQGDIW
- a CDS encoding TonB-dependent receptor family protein yields the protein MKNQSLTLLATVVALFSFAQSQPDSSSKELGEVVITAFEQNRKLMDVPAAVSYVGQKQLNRFSNASIVPALNAAPGVRMEERSPGSYRLNIRGSSLRSPFGVRNVKVYLNDIPFTEPGGSTYLNLLGFYNINSVEVLKGPSSSLYGGGSGGAVLLKTNGNNQPAGVGVDYTGGSFGLSNVNAVLRIGEGATQQTISYNRLHSDGYRDWTKLDRSVFSWDSRFALNEKQSLRTYVMYADLSYQTPGGLTAVEFAANPRQARPRIGQTPSSAQANASVNQETFFAGLSHDFQITETFKNTTSLYGAYSQFANPTVRNFERRSEPHAGGRTVFAFTPRNVIGELKFVAGAELQRGWYNIRVYKNVNGTSDSLQTEDEVNPFLWNVFAQADWKLPQGWIITAGASINQNKIEIIRLNKFPLNPQRRTYDNEIAPRLSVLKKIKEELSLYASVAKGFSAPTSAEVLPSTGVISTNLNAEEGWNYEAGVRFNYKRKLFVDVNGFLFNLSNTIVQRRDAGGADYFVNAGSTRQRGVETFARYAIADSETDFISTANVWLSYTYNDFTYKEFKQLTNDFSGKQLPSVPTHIVAAGLDVTLKPSIYLNVTYNYNEKTPLNDANTFYGGDFHLLGARLGYKQLYFGKLRAEVFVGADNLFNETYSLGNDINAAANRFYNVAPGRNYYAGVSVFQGCKKK
- a CDS encoding AraC family transcriptional regulator, yielding MKIYIKNMACESCKAVVRVALEELDILPVKVELGEIETREDITDEDKMKLNSKIKVVGLELLEKKSGVLIEKIRKEIVDYVYNSDEKPDIKLSLLLSKKLNYSYTYLANFFSEVEATTIEQFVIALKTERIKELIIFGEDTFSEIAYKLHYSSAAHLSTQFKKATGLTPSHFKALKEKRRIAIENI